Proteins co-encoded in one Marmota flaviventris isolate mMarFla1 chromosome 9, mMarFla1.hap1, whole genome shotgun sequence genomic window:
- the Il18 gene encoding interleukin-18, whose translation MAAAPTENNYINFVKMIFIDDTLYFKAEDDDNLESDYFGKIELRLSILRNLNDQVLFVDRREQPVFEDMTDYDILGNEPRTTFEIYIYKDSQPRGLAVAISVKCEKYYTLSCENKNISFKEIHPPDNINETKSDIIFFQRAVPGHDDKRQFESSLYEGYFLACKKEKDLYKLTLKKQDDSRDKSIMFTVLNKN comes from the exons ATGGCTGCCGCGCccacagaaaataattatatcaacTTTGTGAAAATGATATTTATTGATGATACACTTTACTTCAAAG cTGAAGACGatg ACAACCTGGAATCAGATTACTTTGGCAAGATTGAACTTAGACTCTCAATCTTAAGAAATTTGAATGACCAAGTTCTCTTTGTTGATCGGAGAGAGCAACCTGTGTTTGAAGATATGACTGATTATGACATTTTAG GTAATGAACCCCGAACTACatttgaaatatacatatataaagatagCCAACCTAGAGGTCTGGCTGTAGCCATCTCTGTGAAGTGTGAGAAATATTACACTCTTTCCTGtgagaacaaaaatatttcttttaag GAAATCCATCCTCCTGATAATATTAATGAGACAAAAAGTGACATCATATTCTTTCAGAGAGCTGTTCCAGGACATGATGATAAGAGGCAATTTGAATCTTCATTGTATGAAGGATACTTTCTAGCttgtaaaaaagagaaagatcttTACAAACTTACTTTGAAAAAACAGGATGACTCTAGAGATAAATCTATAATGTTCACTGTTCTAAACAAGAACTAa